Proteins encoded within one genomic window of Gammaproteobacteria bacterium:
- the pabC gene encoding aminodeoxychorismate lyase — protein MPGVSWLRNGQCGGLIRPDDRGFAYGDGLFETIAWRSGRPRFLDRHLLRLAQGCSRLGLPFPGNATLDREIALLAAGHLHGTIRLTLTRGPGPRGYAPADDSEPTRVVFFHPDPVRQPSPPGLSLALCQTPASNNTALAGMKTLNRLDNVLARVELAGTSFDEGVMCDGSGHVIGATAANVFAVRAGVLLTPDLSQGGVAGIMRNLVLECAGTHGIAVRELRMTIDDLLGAEELFLTNALTGLRAVTMFDGRRLPGGELTRAIVAALRDRGVQEDCA, from the coding sequence ATGCCTGGCGTCAGCTGGCTCCGTAATGGCCAATGTGGCGGCCTGATCCGGCCAGATGACCGCGGCTTTGCCTACGGCGACGGGCTGTTCGAGACCATCGCCTGGCGATCTGGCAGGCCGCGATTTCTGGACCGGCACCTTCTCCGGCTTGCGCAGGGTTGCTCCCGCCTCGGCCTTCCGTTCCCGGGGAATGCGACGCTGGATCGGGAGATTGCCCTGCTGGCTGCAGGACACCTGCATGGAACGATCCGGTTGACGCTGACTCGCGGCCCGGGCCCCAGGGGTTACGCCCCGGCCGATGATTCGGAGCCGACGCGCGTCGTCTTCTTCCATCCTGACCCCGTCCGGCAACCCTCGCCGCCCGGCTTGTCGCTCGCGCTCTGCCAGACACCCGCCAGCAACAACACCGCACTGGCCGGCATGAAAACCCTCAACCGGCTGGACAATGTGCTTGCCCGGGTCGAGCTGGCCGGGACGAGTTTTGACGAAGGCGTCATGTGCGATGGATCCGGTCATGTCATCGGCGCCACGGCAGCGAATGTCTTCGCCGTCAGAGCCGGGGTCCTGCTGACGCCGGACTTGTCGCAGGGGGGCGTTGCCGGGATCATGCGCAACCTGGTGCTGGAGTGTGCCGGGACGCATGGAATCGCTGTCAGGGAGTTGCGCATGACTATCGATGACCTGCTGGGGGCAGAGGAACTGTTCCTGACCAATGCCTTGACAGGGCTGCGAGCGGTGACGATGTTCGACGGGCGCCGGTTGCCCGGTGGGGAGCTGACGCGGGCGATTGTTGCTGCGCTGCGCGACCGCGGAGTGCAGGAGGACTGCGCATGA
- the acpP gene encoding acyl carrier protein codes for MSSIAEQVKSIVAEQLGVKEEEVTNDASFVEDLGADSLDTVELVMALEEEFDTEIPDEEAEKITTVQEAIDYITARQNKA; via the coding sequence ATGAGCAGTATTGCTGAGCAGGTTAAGAGCATCGTCGCCGAGCAGCTCGGAGTGAAGGAGGAAGAAGTCACCAATGACGCCTCCTTCGTCGAGGATCTCGGCGCAGATTCGCTCGACACGGTGGAACTGGTGATGGCGCTCGAGGAGGAATTCGACACGGAAATCCCCGACGAGGAAGCCGAGAAGATAACCACCGTCCAGGAGGCGATCGATTACATCACCGCCCGGCAGAACAAGGCCTGA
- the gspH gene encoding type II secretion system minor pseudopilin GspH produces MARPGLRGRNPGPQRLQASGFTLLEIMVVVVIIGIIATIATLSVGVTSRDQGIDREIRRIQDLLALVSEQAVLQGREYGLTFYAHEYGFSAYDYGIGRWEPLLDDPVLAPRKLPPDAVVDLYIDGRQVRVAPQRPQPGPEAQPDQPRSATRGSTKRTGTANTGKDEEMPQVFIMSSGDVTPFEVRLRPETGKPGISLKVADSGEAQRVADEK; encoded by the coding sequence GTGGCACGTCCCGGCTTGCGCGGCAGGAACCCCGGTCCCCAGCGTCTGCAGGCCAGCGGATTCACGCTGCTCGAGATCATGGTGGTGGTGGTCATCATCGGAATCATCGCCACCATCGCCACGCTGTCCGTTGGCGTGACCAGCCGTGACCAGGGCATCGACCGGGAAATCCGGCGGATCCAGGACCTGCTGGCGCTGGTCAGCGAACAGGCGGTACTGCAGGGCCGGGAGTACGGCCTGACCTTCTATGCGCACGAATACGGGTTCAGCGCCTACGACTACGGTATCGGGCGCTGGGAGCCGCTGCTGGACGATCCGGTGCTGGCGCCCCGCAAGCTGCCGCCGGATGCCGTTGTGGACCTCTACATCGACGGGCGGCAGGTACGGGTGGCACCGCAACGGCCACAGCCGGGACCTGAGGCGCAACCGGACCAGCCCAGGTCAGCGACCCGTGGCAGCACGAAGCGCACAGGGACAGCGAACACCGGCAAGGACGAGGAGATGCCGCAGGTCTTCATCATGTCCAGTGGCGATGTCACGCCCTTCGAGGTGCGCCTGCGGCCCGAAACAGGCAAGCCGGGCATCAGCCTGAAGGTTGCTGACAGCGGTGAAGCGCAGCGGGTGGCCGATGAAAAGTGA
- the fabG gene encoding 3-oxoacyl-ACP reductase FabG, with amino-acid sequence MTAAFDLTGEVAFVTGASRGIGSAVAAALAGAGARVIGTATTAAGAEQISARLASLGAGGRGIVLDVAKPAEVLAAQKAIEDVEGSVSILVNNAGITRDNLLMRMKDEEWDSVIATNLSAVFHLNRAFLRGMLKARRGRIISIASVVGVMGNAGQANYAAAKAGLVGLSKSLAREVGSRGITVNVIAPGFIETDMTGRLGDDQRQAMLAQIPLQRLGTVTDIANAVVFLASPAGAYITGETLHVNGGMYMI; translated from the coding sequence ATGACTGCTGCATTCGACCTGACCGGTGAGGTTGCCTTCGTCACAGGCGCGTCGCGTGGCATCGGCAGTGCAGTCGCTGCCGCGCTGGCTGGCGCCGGTGCCAGGGTCATCGGTACGGCCACCACCGCGGCCGGCGCCGAGCAGATCTCGGCGCGGCTTGCCAGTCTCGGGGCGGGAGGCCGCGGCATCGTCCTCGACGTTGCCAAACCTGCCGAGGTTCTCGCCGCACAGAAGGCGATCGAGGATGTCGAGGGCAGTGTCTCCATCCTGGTGAACAATGCCGGCATCACCCGCGACAACCTGCTGATGCGGATGAAGGACGAGGAGTGGGACAGCGTCATCGCCACCAACCTCTCGGCAGTGTTCCACCTCAACCGGGCATTCCTGCGCGGCATGCTCAAGGCGCGGCGCGGACGCATTATCAGCATCGCCTCGGTTGTCGGCGTGATGGGTAATGCCGGGCAGGCGAATTACGCGGCAGCGAAGGCCGGCCTGGTCGGGCTCAGCAAGTCGCTGGCGCGCGAGGTCGGCAGCCGGGGCATCACCGTCAACGTGATCGCGCCCGGGTTCATAGAAACCGACATGACCGGCAGGCTGGGCGACGACCAGCGCCAGGCAATGCTCGCGCAGATACCCTTGCAGAGGCTCGGTACGGTGACCGATATCGCCAACGCCGTGGTCTTTCTGGCTTCGCCGGCCGGGGCCTACATCACCGGAGAGACCCTGCACGTCAACGGCGGTATGTACATGATCTGA
- a CDS encoding dTMP kinase, producing the protein MRSHRRGAFITLEGVEGVGKSTNLAFVAERLRAAGKTVIMTREPGGVPVAERIREVLLADSPKAMPPLTELLLMFAARAAHLRELVWPALDQGQWVVCDRFTDASYAYQGGGRGLDDAVIASIETAVQGTFRPDLTLLLDASWQGTRLRRDRRGAADRFELEGREFFDRVRAAYLARARAEPGRIRLIDAGGELPLVQQAIGRAVTSFLESLETDTPSDG; encoded by the coding sequence CTGCGTTCGCATCGCCGTGGGGCTTTCATCACGCTCGAGGGTGTCGAGGGCGTCGGGAAGTCCACCAACCTGGCATTCGTCGCCGAGCGGCTCCGGGCAGCCGGGAAGACCGTGATCATGACCCGGGAGCCGGGTGGCGTACCGGTGGCCGAGCGGATCCGCGAGGTGTTGCTGGCGGACAGCCCGAAGGCAATGCCGCCACTGACGGAATTGCTGCTGATGTTTGCCGCCCGTGCGGCCCATCTGCGCGAGCTCGTCTGGCCCGCGCTCGACCAGGGGCAGTGGGTCGTATGCGACCGGTTCACCGACGCAAGCTATGCATACCAGGGCGGGGGGCGCGGGCTCGATGACGCCGTCATCGCCAGCATCGAGACAGCGGTGCAGGGTACCTTCCGGCCAGACCTGACACTGCTGCTTGACGCAAGCTGGCAGGGGACCCGCTTGCGGCGGGACCGGCGCGGAGCTGCGGACCGATTCGAGCTCGAGGGACGCGAATTCTTCGACCGCGTCCGCGCCGCATATCTCGCCCGTGCCCGAGCCGAGCCTGGGCGCATCCGGCTCATCGATGCCGGGGGTGAGCTGCCGCTGGTGCAGCAGGCGATAGGAAGGGCAGTGACATCATTTCTCGAGTCACTCGAAACAGACACCCCAAGTGATGGATAA
- a CDS encoding aminodeoxychorismate synthase component I gives MLGETRQLPGLHDLLALHAANPRRYPYLLESSAGDGRLGRFDILCAFPGRELVLGANGILRGQLAGERRTEDFLEALDAAWGVASPSAAGLPFQGGWFVFLAYELAGQIEPSVDLAVDPQVPLARAVRVPAAVIHDRLTGRSCAVAEAGCQGLLDEIGADVSRLAALPEMPPDVTGATDIHEEDPGAFLAAVLSAKHHISAGDVYQANLSRRWAVDIDAGVLPWMIYRRLRQANPAPFAGLALLDEDTAIISSSPERLVRVHAGSVETRPIAGTRPRAVASTGSDDEMLRADLLGSDKERAEHVMLIDLERSDLGRICRPGTVRVEDFMSLESYAHVHHIVSGVTGELRNGASPGTVLRAVFPGGTITGCPKVRCMQLIAALENGPRGAYTGAMGYLNHDGSCDFSILIRTMVLKGRNLSFRAGSGIVADSDPQLELAETRAKARGMLLALRD, from the coding sequence ATGCTGGGTGAGACGCGTCAACTGCCCGGGTTGCATGATTTGCTGGCGCTGCATGCCGCCAATCCACGGCGCTATCCGTATCTTCTGGAAAGTTCTGCTGGTGACGGCCGCCTGGGGCGTTTCGATATCCTCTGCGCGTTCCCCGGCAGGGAACTGGTCCTCGGCGCGAACGGGATACTGAGAGGCCAGCTTGCCGGCGAGAGGCGGACGGAGGACTTCCTCGAAGCACTGGATGCGGCCTGGGGGGTGGCTTCGCCATCGGCAGCAGGCCTGCCATTTCAAGGTGGGTGGTTCGTGTTCCTGGCGTACGAGCTGGCTGGCCAGATCGAGCCATCCGTGGACCTGGCCGTCGATCCGCAAGTGCCATTGGCCAGGGCGGTGCGCGTTCCTGCTGCCGTGATCCACGATCGCCTGACCGGACGCAGCTGCGCGGTGGCCGAAGCAGGCTGCCAAGGGCTCCTCGACGAAATCGGTGCCGATGTATCACGCCTCGCAGCTTTGCCGGAAATGCCGCCGGATGTGACCGGCGCAACAGACATCCACGAGGAAGACCCGGGAGCCTTCCTCGCCGCTGTGCTCTCTGCAAAGCACCACATCTCCGCTGGCGATGTCTATCAGGCAAACCTGAGTCGCCGCTGGGCTGTGGACATCGATGCAGGTGTCCTGCCGTGGATGATCTACCGGCGCCTTCGACAGGCGAATCCAGCGCCCTTCGCGGGGCTGGCACTGCTCGACGAGGACACGGCCATCATCTCGTCCTCGCCGGAGCGTCTCGTCCGCGTGCACGCCGGCAGCGTGGAGACCAGGCCCATCGCCGGCACCCGGCCGCGGGCCGTGGCGTCCACGGGAAGTGACGATGAAATGCTTCGCGCGGACCTGCTGGGCAGCGACAAGGAACGCGCGGAGCATGTCATGCTCATCGATCTGGAGCGAAGCGACCTCGGACGGATCTGCCGGCCGGGAACGGTTCGAGTGGAGGACTTCATGTCTCTGGAGAGCTACGCCCATGTCCACCACATCGTTTCGGGCGTCACGGGTGAACTGCGCAACGGCGCCAGTCCCGGCACGGTACTGAGGGCGGTGTTCCCGGGTGGCACGATCACCGGATGCCCCAAGGTCCGGTGCATGCAGCTGATCGCCGCGCTCGAGAATGGGCCTCGAGGGGCCTATACAGGCGCCATGGGCTACCTGAACCATGACGGCAGCTGCGACTTCAGCATCCTCATCCGCACCATGGTGCTCAAAGGACGAAACCTGTCCTTCCGTGCGGGCAGCGGGATCGTTGCCGATTCCGATCCTCAGCTCGAGCTCGCGGAAACACGGGCGAAGGCCAGAGGCATGCTCCTGGCGCTGCGGGACTGA
- the mltG gene encoding endolytic transglycosylase MltG: MMRRIMILAGLFLGLAGAAWFFGQGVLNKPMALPDGGLTVDVPAGMSLRALGERLAAEDVLQYPTVLVAYARLMGQASAIKAGEYEIAAGTTPRGLLQQLVEGRVRLHSLTIVEGWTTRDLVRALRKSSYIRFTESDADDKTLVRAVELPGPSPEGWFFPDTYRFPKGTTDRELLRMAHERMQVVLDQAWAGRAAGLPLRSPYEALILASIVEKETALDRERPRVAGVLARRLKAGMKLQTDPTVIYGLGEDFTGDLTRRQLSRDSPYNTYTRTGLPPTPISLPGEASILAAVHPDDSDALYFVASPERDGSHVFSATLREHNAAVKKYLESLRDNGK, encoded by the coding sequence ATGATGCGGCGGATCATGATCCTCGCGGGCCTGTTTCTGGGCCTGGCTGGCGCTGCTTGGTTCTTCGGCCAGGGTGTGTTGAACAAGCCCATGGCGCTTCCTGACGGGGGGCTGACGGTCGATGTGCCGGCAGGAATGTCGCTGCGCGCCCTGGGCGAGCGGCTGGCGGCCGAGGATGTGCTGCAATACCCGACTGTGCTGGTGGCCTACGCGCGCCTCATGGGTCAGGCGAGCGCAATCAAGGCGGGCGAGTACGAAATAGCCGCGGGAACTACCCCCAGGGGGCTGCTGCAGCAGCTGGTCGAAGGACGCGTCAGGTTGCACTCCTTGACGATCGTCGAAGGTTGGACGACGCGCGATCTCGTCCGTGCGCTGCGCAAGAGCAGCTACATCCGTTTCACGGAGAGCGATGCAGACGACAAGACGCTCGTGCGCGCCGTGGAGCTGCCAGGACCCAGCCCCGAAGGCTGGTTTTTCCCGGACACCTACCGGTTTCCCAAGGGAACCACCGATCGTGAACTGCTGCGCATGGCTCATGAGCGCATGCAGGTCGTGCTGGACCAGGCCTGGGCAGGTCGTGCGGCCGGGCTGCCGCTGCGCAGTCCTTACGAAGCACTGATCCTGGCTTCGATCGTCGAGAAGGAGACAGCCCTCGACCGCGAGAGGCCGCGTGTGGCCGGGGTTCTCGCCAGGCGACTCAAGGCGGGCATGAAACTGCAGACCGACCCCACTGTGATCTACGGACTCGGGGAAGACTTCACCGGGGATCTTACACGTCGGCAACTGAGCCGGGATTCCCCCTACAACACCTATACGAGGACGGGTCTGCCACCTACACCGATTTCCCTGCCGGGCGAGGCATCCATCCTCGCGGCGGTACATCCGGACGATTCCGACGCGCTCTACTTCGTGGCGAGCCCCGAACGCGACGGAAGCCACGTTTTCTCGGCGACGTTGCGGGAGCACAATGCCGCTGTGAAGAAATACCTCGAATCACTTCGGGACAATGGAAAGTGA
- the fabF gene encoding beta-ketoacyl-ACP synthase II has product MSKRRVVVTGMGIISPVGNDVATAWRNVVGGVSGIGPITEFDVADFSTRFGGVIRDFNAEEHIPAKEARKMDPFIHFGIVAAQQAVADAGLVEAGYAPNRIGVAMGSGIGGIGTIEANYRKYAEAESPRKISPFFVPGSIINMISGHVSIQYGFKGPNLALVTACTTSTHCIGIAGRVIAYGDADVMIAGGAEYATTILGLGGFCAARALSQRNDEPLRASRPWDRDRDGFVLSNGGAALVLEEYEAARRRGANILAELVGFGMSGDAHHITAPPDDGAGAQACMQSALADARLDPTGVQYVNAHGTSTPLGDIAETRAIKQVFGNHASQVAISSTKSTTGHLLGAAGAVEAVFSVLAIRDQVAPPTINLENPDPECDLDYVPNEARRMKIEAAISNSFGFGGTNGSVVFRRV; this is encoded by the coding sequence ATGTCAAAGCGGCGCGTAGTCGTTACTGGCATGGGCATTATTTCCCCAGTGGGGAACGACGTTGCGACGGCGTGGCGCAATGTCGTGGGTGGCGTCAGTGGCATCGGGCCCATCACCGAATTCGACGTGGCGGATTTCTCAACCCGCTTTGGCGGGGTCATCCGGGATTTCAATGCCGAGGAGCACATCCCGGCGAAGGAAGCCCGCAAGATGGATCCGTTCATCCATTTCGGGATCGTCGCCGCCCAGCAGGCGGTCGCGGATGCTGGCCTGGTCGAGGCCGGCTATGCTCCCAACCGTATCGGGGTCGCCATGGGATCCGGCATCGGCGGCATTGGCACCATAGAGGCCAACTATCGCAAGTACGCGGAAGCCGAATCACCGCGCAAGATTTCGCCGTTCTTCGTCCCCGGCAGCATCATCAACATGATTTCCGGGCACGTCTCCATCCAGTACGGCTTCAAGGGCCCGAACCTGGCGCTGGTGACCGCTTGCACCACATCCACTCACTGCATCGGCATTGCTGGTCGAGTCATCGCCTACGGTGATGCGGATGTCATGATCGCCGGCGGCGCCGAGTACGCCACCACGATCCTCGGGCTGGGCGGCTTCTGCGCCGCACGGGCCCTGTCCCAGCGCAATGACGAGCCGCTGCGCGCCAGTCGCCCATGGGACCGCGACCGCGACGGTTTCGTCCTGAGCAATGGTGGTGCGGCACTGGTCCTGGAGGAGTACGAGGCAGCGCGCCGTCGCGGGGCCAACATCCTCGCGGAACTCGTGGGCTTCGGCATGAGCGGGGATGCACACCACATCACGGCTCCGCCCGATGATGGCGCGGGCGCCCAGGCCTGCATGCAGTCCGCCCTGGCGGACGCCCGACTGGATCCGACGGGCGTCCAGTACGTCAACGCGCACGGCACCTCCACGCCGCTGGGCGACATAGCGGAAACGCGGGCCATCAAGCAGGTATTCGGCAACCACGCATCGCAGGTCGCCATCAGTTCGACCAAGTCAACGACAGGGCACCTGCTTGGTGCAGCGGGAGCAGTCGAGGCGGTATTTTCGGTCCTGGCGATCCGCGACCAGGTGGCACCGCCGACGATCAATCTCGAGAATCCGGACCCGGAGTGCGATCTCGACTACGTGCCCAATGAGGCCAGGCGCATGAAGATCGAGGCGGCCATTTCCAACTCCTTCGGATTCGGCGGCACCAACGGCAGCGTGGTTTTCCGCCGCGTCTGA
- the gspG gene encoding type II secretion system major pseudopilin GspG — translation MDNHACGRRLLADAGFTLIEIMVVVVILGILAALIAPNIIGNIDKAQVAAVKQDIRVIENAIDMYRLERFKYPSTDEGLNALVTPPSDPTVPFPPGGYIKRLPKDPWGRPYVYVQPGAHGEFDVYSLGRDGAPGGEGVDADIGNWDASK, via the coding sequence ATGGACAATCACGCATGCGGGCGCCGCTTGCTGGCGGACGCCGGTTTCACGCTCATCGAAATCATGGTGGTGGTGGTGATCCTCGGCATCCTCGCCGCGCTCATCGCGCCGAACATCATCGGCAACATCGACAAGGCCCAGGTGGCGGCGGTCAAGCAGGACATCCGGGTCATCGAAAATGCCATCGACATGTACCGCCTCGAGCGCTTCAAGTACCCGAGCACCGACGAAGGCCTCAACGCCCTTGTCACGCCGCCCAGCGACCCGACCGTTCCCTTCCCGCCCGGCGGCTACATCAAACGCCTCCCTAAGGATCCCTGGGGGCGCCCGTACGTGTACGTGCAACCGGGCGCGCATGGCGAGTTCGATGTCTACAGCCTGGGCCGCGATGGTGCACCCGGTGGCGAAGGCGTCGATGCCGACATTGGCAATTGGGACGCATCGAAGTAG
- a CDS encoding PilZ domain-containing protein, which produces MSKPGLLTLTIKDKSALYLAYMPFVRNGGLFIPTNSSYRLGDEVFMLLNLMGEDEKIPVAGKVIWVTPKGAQGKRTAGIGVQFSDQDGGTTQKKIENYLAGALGGDKPTHTM; this is translated from the coding sequence ATGTCCAAGCCAGGCTTGCTGACGCTGACCATCAAGGACAAGAGTGCGCTGTACCTGGCCTACATGCCATTTGTGCGCAATGGCGGCCTGTTCATCCCGACGAACAGCAGCTACCGGCTTGGCGATGAAGTGTTCATGCTGCTGAACCTGATGGGTGAGGACGAAAAGATACCCGTGGCAGGCAAGGTGATCTGGGTCACGCCAAAGGGCGCGCAGGGAAAGCGCACGGCCGGAATCGGCGTGCAGTTCAGCGATCAGGATGGGGGCACGACTCAGAAGAAAATCGAGAATTACCTTGCTGGTGCGCTCGGCGGTGACAAGCCAACGCACACCATGTAG
- a CDS encoding cyclic nucleotide-binding domain-containing protein, translating into MTGIPLNIEILRRFTPLDSLKRENIAALAKKVQSHQLEGGKILFKEGDSERRTFYLLSGSLQLTNQEGSLKTLRSGSDEARNPVSAMLPRRWTAKAVDRVEYISIDTDLLDVMLTWDQTGSYEVSDLNTTQTAPAPDDWMTTLLQTKAFHRVPPANIQAVFMRMQRVNCNAGDVVIKQGDEGDYFYAITRGRCSVTRETPLNKDGIKLAELGVGDTFGEEALISETRRNATVTMLTDGSLMRLGKEDFRTLLNEPMLDWASYQEARQIVAQGGKWLDVRLPSEFESFHEAGAINIPLYFMRLKLGTLDPSLTYVVCCDTGRRSSAGAFILNERGFDTRVLKGGLNVRV; encoded by the coding sequence ATGACAGGAATTCCTCTGAACATCGAGATCCTCCGCCGGTTCACACCGCTGGACAGTCTCAAGCGCGAGAACATCGCCGCCCTGGCCAAGAAGGTACAGAGCCATCAGCTCGAGGGCGGCAAGATCCTCTTCAAGGAGGGCGACAGTGAACGGCGGACCTTTTACCTGCTTTCCGGGAGCCTGCAGCTCACCAACCAGGAAGGTTCCCTGAAAACCCTCCGCTCGGGCAGCGATGAGGCACGCAACCCGGTGTCGGCCATGCTGCCGAGGCGCTGGACAGCCAAGGCGGTGGACCGGGTGGAATACATCTCCATCGACACCGACCTGCTCGACGTGATGCTGACCTGGGACCAGACGGGCAGCTACGAGGTCAGCGACCTCAATACCACGCAGACCGCACCGGCACCTGACGACTGGATGACCACGCTGCTGCAAACCAAGGCCTTCCACCGGGTGCCACCCGCCAACATCCAGGCTGTGTTCATGCGGATGCAGAGGGTCAACTGCAATGCCGGGGACGTGGTCATCAAGCAGGGCGACGAAGGCGACTATTTCTACGCCATCACCCGCGGTCGCTGCAGCGTCACCAGGGAAACCCCGCTCAACAAGGACGGAATCAAGCTGGCGGAACTTGGCGTCGGCGACACTTTTGGCGAGGAAGCGCTTATCTCCGAGACGCGCCGCAACGCCACCGTGACCATGCTGACCGACGGTTCGCTGATGCGCCTCGGCAAGGAAGACTTCCGCACGCTCCTCAACGAGCCCATGCTCGACTGGGCCAGCTACCAGGAGGCTCGCCAGATCGTCGCCCAGGGCGGGAAATGGCTCGATGTGCGCCTGCCAAGCGAGTTCGAGAGCTTCCACGAAGCCGGCGCGATCAACATTCCGCTTTATTTCATGCGCCTCAAGCTCGGGACCCTGGATCCGTCGCTGACCTATGTCGTGTGCTGTGACACTGGTCGCCGCAGTTCGGCGGGCGCATTCATCCTGAACGAGCGGGGTTTCGACACCCGCGTGCTCAAGGGTGGGCTCAACGTCCGCGTCTGA
- the rrtA gene encoding rhombosortase has translation MLPISAIVAISMMAMAALQAMPLAWQHAIRYDRDAIAAGQWWRLLSAHFIHLNWSHLTLNLAGLGLGTWLFGSDRSPRRWLLATTMAAAGCGLGLYWFAPSVGWCVGLSGVLHGLMVVGFGGWALAGDRWALVLLAVVVGKMTWEQLGGSMPWAASMAGGTVITAAHVWGAAGGALYLAGEAIWCQWRPRV, from the coding sequence ATGCTGCCTATCAGCGCGATCGTGGCCATTTCCATGATGGCAATGGCTGCGCTGCAGGCCATGCCGCTGGCGTGGCAGCACGCCATCCGCTACGACCGGGACGCCATCGCGGCCGGCCAGTGGTGGCGATTGCTGAGCGCGCACTTCATCCACCTCAACTGGAGCCACCTGACGCTGAACCTTGCGGGCCTGGGCCTCGGCACCTGGCTTTTCGGCAGCGATCGCAGCCCGCGGCGCTGGCTGCTGGCCACGACCATGGCCGCCGCCGGCTGTGGCCTCGGCCTGTACTGGTTCGCACCGTCGGTAGGCTGGTGTGTGGGTCTGTCCGGCGTGCTGCATGGCCTCATGGTCGTGGGCTTCGGCGGCTGGGCCCTCGCAGGCGACCGCTGGGCCCTCGTGCTGCTGGCCGTGGTCGTCGGCAAGATGACCTGGGAGCAGCTGGGCGGGTCCATGCCGTGGGCAGCCAGCATGGCAGGGGGGACGGTCATCACCGCCGCCCATGTATGGGGCGCCGCGGGCGGCGCGCTGTATCTCGCTGGTGAAGCAATCTGGTGCCAGTGGAGGCCGCGGGTATAA
- a CDS encoding DNA polymerase III subunit delta': MDKHDLTGLPPWLLGPAASLEAGFSRQRNPQALLIHGTPGCGRRVLALWYAARLLGIPSDRLAGLLAMEADGETGPEPGHADFMFLRPPPDKSVIPVEAVRDLIGFLQLKSHQGGARVALIWPAESLTTAAANSLLKTLEEPPAGGHIVLVASTPAALPATVLSRCQRLAVHRPERSVAVDWLGGRAGGADWDLLLDVAAGAPLRALDLHGQGFSGQARQLNDDLRQLAAGRESPVSVAQRWAGFDTDLVPQWLYWKLAGAIRAAADGGVDPQATKAGSQPLQKPGKALNMQALLQRLAEVEELRRFGTKAVKADIQYAALLQRWFG, translated from the coding sequence ATGGATAAGCATGACTTGACAGGTCTTCCGCCGTGGCTGCTCGGGCCCGCTGCGAGCCTCGAGGCGGGCTTCAGCAGGCAGCGCAACCCGCAGGCGCTGCTGATTCACGGGACGCCTGGTTGCGGTCGTCGCGTCCTGGCCCTGTGGTACGCAGCGCGATTGCTGGGCATACCGTCGGACCGTCTGGCTGGATTGCTCGCAATGGAAGCGGACGGTGAGACAGGACCGGAACCGGGGCATGCGGATTTCATGTTCCTGCGGCCACCACCGGACAAATCCGTGATCCCGGTGGAGGCTGTGCGTGATCTGATCGGCTTCCTGCAGCTGAAGAGCCACCAGGGCGGTGCGCGCGTGGCACTGATCTGGCCGGCTGAATCCCTGACGACAGCGGCAGCCAACAGTCTGCTCAAGACACTCGAGGAGCCGCCTGCCGGAGGGCACATCGTGCTGGTCGCTTCCACGCCTGCCGCGCTCCCGGCCACTGTCCTCAGCCGCTGCCAGCGGCTGGCTGTGCACAGGCCAGAGCGCTCCGTTGCGGTGGACTGGCTTGGCGGCAGGGCGGGAGGGGCGGACTGGGACCTGTTGCTGGATGTGGCGGCCGGAGCGCCGTTGCGCGCCCTGGACCTGCACGGCCAGGGCTTTTCCGGCCAGGCAAGACAGCTCAACGACGACCTGCGTCAACTGGCGGCAGGCCGCGAGAGCCCTGTCTCGGTTGCGCAGAGATGGGCTGGATTCGATACTGACCTGGTACCGCAGTGGCTTTATTGGAAGCTGGCGGGCGCGATTCGCGCCGCTGCCGACGGCGGAGTTGATCCGCAGGCAACCAAAGCCGGCAGCCAGCCCTTGCAAAAGCCGGGAAAAGCCCTAAACATGCAGGCGCTGCTGCAGCGGCTCGCCGAAGTCGAGGAGTTGCGTCGCTTCGGCACGAAGGCCGTCAAGGCGGATATCCAGTATGCGGCGTTGCTGCAGCGCTGGTTTGGCTGA